The segment CAACAGACCATTATGCACAGTTTCATCAGTTATATTATTTGGTAATATTAATGTAACACTTTTGAGTATGACTGCAATTGCCATAACCAggtaaacaaaattaaaaactaaataaaattatttaccaataatttatgaataaaaaattaatttttaatatatttacaggTATTTCATGGTTTTAAAACCAACTGTTTATCCAAGATATTTTACTGATAAGAATGTCAGTACtacaatgattttaatttggaTATTTAGTTACTTGGAACGTGTACCACCAACTTTTGATTTGTGGGGAACAATTGATGTTAATCCAAAAACATTTTCTTGTGGTAGTTATAATCACCGACATCATTGGTTTGATCCAAATTATGTGCTCGCTATGATTGCATTTATTACACCATGTCTTGTTATGAGTTACTCATACGTatcgatttattttaaaattaaaaaaacacgtGAAAATGTTGAAATACATGATAGTAGAGCTACTAAAAAtattgagaaagaaaaaaaaataacaaaacttatgtttataatatttgttagttttttaatttgttttttaccaTTAGTATTaattgattcaattgatgatgaaagaTATCATCCAGAATTACATGTATTACATACAGTACTTAGTTGtgcaattgtttttattaatccaATTATTTATGCTTGCTCAAATAAACGTTATAGAAATGCATACAAAGAAATTTTCAAAAGCAGTGGTAATGGTAGTAGTAATCAACCAGATATCAGTTGCCAGACTCCACGTTGTTTgccaacaaaataaatttcaaaactaattattaatttacgtattttaattatagattgattttgaaaatttaattttaatattttaaaatactatttcagcttatttatttgtgaataaaaaaatttttctttcctttttatttatacttgaattagttttaataaaagttgtattaaaattctataaaatttatataaaataacaataataatgtcaatttattattatatttttttcattattttttcaagacgaaataaatgaataaatctaTCACaagcaaatattaaaataagaacattatttattattttcttttaaacctataaaaaaaaaaaaatttcatgaaaaaaattcaataacaataataatgataataataataattattattattatatattattaattaattgatgaatttcCAGATTCGttacttatttaatttcaaaaaaacaccaacaaaattctaaatataaaaaaattgtttttaaaattaaaaataaaagaaaaagtgtTAGATTTATAAacagatattttaattattgattaattttttaaacttttattaattgaaagaaaacattttattttggattttttaaatattatgaagGTCATATGCTTACTTACAATTTCTTTGTGGAAacagtttattatttagtaatgataaccattataaatttactattatttttttttcattatattgtgacaaaaaaaaaaaaaaaaattaattacaagttaatatttgaataagaacattttttattttctttttataaaaaaaaataaaagtataattttataattaaagtaaataatgataataataatatattattaattgattattttggacaatcaaatataatgttatgtgattttgataatgatttgAAAATGCCATTACAATCTTCAAAA is part of the Aphidius gifuensis isolate YNYX2018 linkage group LG1, ASM1490517v1, whole genome shotgun sequence genome and harbors:
- the LOC122847374 gene encoding protein trapped in endoderm-1-like, which encodes MNITRPYATYISDTAAVFIINFSILGTIGNILTIIAFRSSNKIQKNATKRFIINLAISDLILSAISLPILAGQFLFDDWLFNRPLCTVSSVILFGNINVTLLSMTAIAITRYFMVLKPTVYPRYFTDKNVSTTMILIWIFSYLERVPPTFDLWGTIDVNPKTFSCGSYNHRHHWFDPNYVLAMIAFITPCLVMILIDSIDDERYHPELHVLHTVLSCAIVFINPIIYACSNKRYRNAYKEIFKSSGNGSSNQPDISCQTPRCLPTK